A stretch of Vicia villosa cultivar HV-30 ecotype Madison, WI unplaced genomic scaffold, Vvil1.0 ctg.003713F_1_1, whole genome shotgun sequence DNA encodes these proteins:
- the LOC131641398 gene encoding uncharacterized protein LOC131641398, whose product MKGIIRHRDQGLVYHLDWNSDKQAIGPNSAKLTSYIGTLVRMHIPVSIAKWNLKSEELDAKKKKAIWDELQRTFEIPDDRRRYILSLAGKRYRGWKAFLTNTYLKDKDGNFLEEAPGRPKKYEIFIDEKDWAEFVKQRDEDFRKRSATNSARASKPAYPYKKGRLGYARLEDKIVSK is encoded by the exons atgaagggaatcattcgacatagagaccaaggattagtataccatttggattggaattctgataaacaagcaattggtcctaattctgcaaagttgacaagctatattggtacacttgttcgtatgcatattccggtctccatagctaaatggaatctgaaaagcgaagagttggatgcaaaaaaaaaaaaagcgatttgggacgagcttcag aggacttttgagataccagatgatcgtagacgctacatacttagtttggccggcaaaagatatagagggtggaaagcttttttgacaaacacctatcttaaggataaagatggaaactttcttgaagaggcaccgggacggccaaaaaagtatgagatcttcattgatgaaaaagattgggctgagtttgtaaagcaaagagatgaagattttcggaaaaggagtgccacgaatagtgcgagagcatccaaacccgcgtatccatacaaaaaagggcgtttgggatatgcacgcttagaggataaaattgtaagtaaatag
- the LOC131641396 gene encoding uncharacterized protein LOC131641396 translates to MIENDDKLLDGFYACINKLSASDKVIDDIHGELVKYKMGAGHFGLNEAVRQRVDVAPTEWWRRYGARTPNLQLIAIKILSLTCSSSGCERNQSTFEHIHSKKRNRFEHQMLQDLVFIKYSQNLKERFDSDDLIDLVVMEDDFDTRSLWLSGGEDETQPEPDNDMVFDGEDLSWLDVEIASGAAEPAINTMSQAALQKNAAAPPPPSSSRSKPKAKEVIVVDDEFDDGEYIGEDEEYEEDEEDASEEGRDDEDLTFNDL, encoded by the exons ATGATTGAGAATGACGATAAGTTGTTGGATGGCTTTTATGCATGCATTAATAAGCTTTCTGCAAGTGATAAAGTTATTGATGACATCCATGGAGAATTGGTGAAATATAAGATGGGTGCAGGCCACTTTGGATTGAATGAAGCGGTAAGGCAAAGAGTCGATGTAGCTCCTA CTGAGTGGTGGAGGAGGTATGGAGCAAGAACACCAAATTTGCAACTCATTGCTATTAAAATATTGAGTCTTACTTGTAGTTCATCGGGTTGTGAGAGGAATCAGAGTACTTTTGAGCAT atTCACTCCAAGAAGAGAAATAGATTTGAAcatcaaatgttgcaagacttgGTTTTTATCAAGTACAGTCAAAATTTGAAAGAGCGCTTTGACAGTGATGATTTGATTGATCTTGTGGTAATGGAAGATGATTTTGATACTCGTAGCCTATGGTTGTCGGGAGGTGAAGATGAGACTCAACCTGAACCTGATAATGATATGGTGTTTGATGGTGAGGATTTGTCTTGGCTAGATGTTGAAATTGCAAGTGGTGCTGCTGAGCCTGCAATCAACACTATGAGCCAAGCAGCATTGCAAAAGAACGCGGCTGCACCTCCACCGCCTTCTTCATCTAGATCTAAGCCAAAAGCAAAGGAAGTGATAGTAGTagatgatgaatttgatgatggagaatATATTGGAGAGGATGAAGAGTATGAAGAGGATGAAGAGGATGCTAGTGAGGAAGGAAGAGATGATGAAGACTTAACTTTTAATGATTTGTGA
- the LOC131641395 gene encoding uncharacterized protein LOC131641395, which translates to MYMREKCNTSSVKETSDKASINCQRKFPEGISSCQLYLSSPNYRLVGKGKVHNTLGDLLHHRPLPDGHLKVSVDVVLDHDAMLPIPDMVSETTLLRDAIGSFVAWPSELITISDETAPIKPAIKGKGILQEEESVASLKEASARESQQVTQQVRSVPPTGPPKIAAKKGGAFVPRYQTTLATMVDMSDLKDGALREINMDESVFGIEFKSHIAIDDLEEIFTHEQLGVGNMHSYIRLLYDRVLRGTVLSNRFRFVSSAHCSGMAIDSEPESVRQLLVDRFMSTGNSESLHLWAYNTRPVGAHWLLLAINPIREVVYYLNSVNGDWTNYPAMKEIVDLSIQVFRSQRDAQVSRTKSNNITWIKVQCPQQRNSSDCGYFVLRFMKEILQANQLEIPLTYLDEFRAAGYPRLKLEEIKEDLCHFYIKQFFM; encoded by the exons atgtatatgagagaaaagtgcaacacttcatcggtgaaagaaactagtgataaggctagtatcaactgtcaaaggaaatttcccgag ggcatttcatcttgccaactatacttatcgtcaccgaattatcgactagttggcaagggaaaagtgcacaacactttgggagatttacttcaccatagaccgctcccggatggacacctgaaagtatcggtggatgttgtattagatcatgatgcgatgctaccgatacctgacatggtctcagagacgacattgctgcgagatgcaataggatcatttgttgcatggccctcggagctcattaccattagtgatgag actgctcctataaaacccgcaattaagggtaaagggattttacaggaggaggagtctgttgcatcactaaaagag gcatccgctcgggagtcacaacaagtgacgcagcaagttcgtagcgtaccacccactggtcctccgaagatagcggcaaaaaaaggcggtgcttttgtgcctcgataccagacgacgctcgcaacaatggttgatatgtccgatttgaaggatggtgctttacgtgaaatcaatatggatgaaagtgtcttcggtattgaattcaagtcacatattgcaattgatgacttggaagagatttttacgcatgaacaactaggcgtcggtaatatgcactcatacatccg gttgttgtatgacagagtgttgcgcgggactgtattgtctaacagattccgtttcgtgtcttccgcccattgcagcggaatggcaattgattcggaaccggaatcagttagacagctcttagtcgatagattcatgtccaccggcaattcagaaagtctgcatctttgggcgtataatacccgaccagtagg agcacactggttgttgcttgctatcaaccctataagagaagtcgtgtattatctgaattcggtaaatggtgactggaccaattatccggctatgaaggaaatcgttgattt atcaatacaagtgttccgaagtcaacgggacgcacaggtatcccggactaaatcaaacaacattacttggatcaaagtgcag tgtccgcaacagcgaaacagttcagattgcggatactttgttttgaggtttatgaaagaaatccttcaggcgaatcaattagagattccgctcacg taccttgacgaattccgtgctgctgggtacccgagacttaagttggaagaaatcaaagaggatttgtgtcacttttatattaagcaatttttcatgtag
- the LOC131641393 gene encoding elongation of fatty acids protein 3-like → MAKPKPSSPPATAIRTLIYYLSEHPSIVEFRWSHTHSWGSTWSFLFTSIATYLILSLFLHLSLSLLFPNRRHIPLGPIPAVHSLTMSLISATIFTGTLISAVSEIRDTRWFWHRSKTPFQWLLCFPLGTRPSGRVFFWSYIYYLSRFLHMFRTTLTILKRRRLSFSQLINHSVSTFVSFLWLEFSQSFQVLAILFATLVYSLVYGYRFWTAIGLRSACFPFILNCQIVLLGCNVACHVGVFLIHFFFKGGCNGIGAWVFNSVLNTGVLVIFINFYVRIYVVGKFKRRKVEETESVDNCNAVLNSGRLMLRQDS, encoded by the coding sequence ATGGCTAAACCTAAACCATCATCACCACCGGCAACCGCAATCCGCACCCTAATTTACTACCTCTCCGAACACCCTTCCATCGTCGAATTCCGTTGGAGTCACACCCACTCATGGGGCTCCACCTGGTCCTTCCTCTTCACCTCCATAGCCACCTACCTCATCCTCTCTCTCTTCCTCCATCTCTCCCTCTCCCTCCTCTTCCCCAACCGCCGCCACATCCCTCTCGGCCCCATCCCCGCCGTCCACAGCCTCACCATGTCCCTCATCTCCGCAACAATCTTCACCGGCACACTAATCTCCGCCGTATCCGAAATCCGCGACACTCGCTGGTTCTGGCACCGTTCCAAAACCCCATTCCAATGGCTCCTCTGTTTCCCCTTAGGAACACGACCCTCCGGCCGTGTCTTCTTCTGGTCCTACATTTACTACCTCTCCCGTTTCCTCCACATGTTTCGAACAACCCTAACCATCCTAAAACGCCGCAGGTTATCTTTTTCCCAACTCATAAACCACTCTGTCTCCACCTTTGTCTCATTCCTCTGGCTCGAATTCTCGCAATCCTTTCAAGTCCTCGCGATCCTGTTCGCGACCCTCGTTTACTCTCTGGTTTACGGTTACAGATTCTGGACCGCAATCGGACTTCGATCGGCTTGTTTTCCATTCATCTTGAACTGTCAGATTGTGTTGTTGGGGTGTAACGTGGCCTGTCATGTTGGAGTTTTCTTGATTCATTTCTTTTTCAAAGGCGGGTGTAATGGAATTGGTGCTTGGGTTTTCAATTCTGTTCTCAACACTGGTGTGCttgttatcttcatcaatttttatGTGAGAATCTACGTTGTTGGTAAGTTTAAGAGAAGAAAAGTTGAAGAAACTGAGTCCGTGGATAATTGTAATGCGGTTTTAAATTCGGGTAGGTTGATGTTGCGACAAGATTCTTAA